Proteins from a genomic interval of Desulfovibrio sp. Huiquan2017:
- a CDS encoding MotA/TolQ/ExbB proton channel family protein, with protein sequence MGRKNLIGIALSLIIFASSFLLTGAAGAYFNLAAFLVVLSGLSAAMLISYPVKHVVNAFTVAKNVYGNGRTTAEEIVNTLLDLSVKSKVDGVLSLERSANKATSSFMKSGLCLLVDNYKEEEIRECLNAEMAFFNLRRQQSERFFQTLARTAPAFGVAGSVIGLIGLLMGINDTAVILKNIPVAFISTLYGLILSHLVFAPIAENINYSTRAELLNQKLVMEGIVAISKEQNSYKLERKLASFLSPSEREGKTETLRRITRKYVQRKRQPVELEDMADGAEAVGEAGANKAPEAA encoded by the coding sequence ATGGGCAGAAAAAATCTTATCGGCATCGCCTTGAGCCTGATTATCTTCGCGAGCAGTTTCCTGCTCACCGGGGCGGCCGGGGCATACTTCAATCTGGCGGCCTTCCTGGTCGTCCTGTCCGGCCTGAGCGCGGCCATGCTCATCAGCTATCCGGTCAAGCACGTGGTAAACGCCTTCACCGTGGCCAAGAACGTCTATGGCAACGGGCGGACCACGGCGGAGGAGATCGTCAACACCCTGCTGGACCTGTCGGTCAAGTCCAAAGTGGACGGCGTACTCTCCCTGGAGCGTTCGGCCAACAAGGCGACCAGTTCCTTCATGAAAAGCGGGCTGTGCCTGCTGGTGGACAATTATAAGGAAGAGGAGATCCGCGAGTGCCTGAACGCGGAAATGGCCTTTTTCAACCTGCGCCGCCAGCAGAGCGAACGGTTTTTCCAGACCCTGGCCCGCACGGCTCCGGCCTTCGGCGTGGCCGGGTCGGTCATTGGGCTCATCGGCCTGCTCATGGGCATCAACGACACGGCCGTGATCCTCAAGAATATCCCGGTGGCCTTCATTTCCACCCTGTACGGGCTGATCCTGTCCCATCTGGTGTTCGCGCCCATCGCCGAGAACATCAATTATTCCACCCGGGCCGAACTGCTCAACCAGAAACTGGTCATGGAAGGCATCGTGGCCATCAGCAAGGAGCAGAACTCCTACAAGCTCGAACGCAAGCTGGCCTCATTCCTGTCTCCGTCCGAACGCGAGGGCAAGACCGAGACCCTGCGGCGTATCACCCGCAAGTATGTACAGCGCAAGCGGCAACCCGTGGAACTGGAAGACATGGCGGACGGCGCGGAAGCGGTTGGGGAGGCGGGGGCAAACAAGGCCCCCGAGGCCGCCTGA
- the gpt gene encoding xanthine phosphoribosyltransferase, whose translation MVDKSRYQKMFPVSWEQLHRDCRALSWRLVEKGPWKGILAITRGGLVPAAIIARELDIHLIDTICLSSYNWKEQGEASVLKAADNDGEGWLLIDDLVDTGKTAKIARDMVPKAHFATVYAKPAGRPTVDTFITEVSQDTWILFPWDAGAQFVEPIALVSD comes from the coding sequence ATGGTTGACAAAAGCCGATATCAGAAGATGTTTCCGGTTTCCTGGGAGCAGTTGCACCGCGACTGCCGGGCGTTGTCCTGGCGGCTGGTGGAAAAAGGTCCCTGGAAGGGCATCCTGGCCATCACCCGGGGCGGACTGGTCCCCGCAGCCATCATCGCCCGAGAACTGGACATCCACCTCATCGACACCATCTGCCTGTCCTCCTATAATTGGAAGGAGCAGGGCGAGGCCAGCGTGCTCAAGGCTGCGGACAACGACGGCGAAGGCTGGCTGCTCATCGACGATCTCGTCGACACGGGCAAGACCGCCAAGATCGCCCGCGACATGGTCCCCAAGGCGCATTTCGCCACGGTCTACGCGAAGCCCGCTGGCCGTCCCACGGTGGACACCTTCATCACCGAAGTCAGCCAGGATACCTGGATTCTGTTCCCTTGGGACGCCGGTGCCCAATTTGTGGAGCCCATCGCCTTGGTCTCGGACTAG
- a CDS encoding glucokinase, with the protein MAKILAADIGGTNSRFALFEARGDSLEILDSIWLDTHGARTFPELVEQLWDSDFPVRPGSFEAAVLAPAGAVYHGLTCPDLPNAPWGIDLREVDFGTSAVRLINDFSAQAFACRTAAVDDALVIQDGHPADGDTIGVIGAGTGLGYSALLKAGDKWMALPSEGGHMAFPFVGREEAEYAEFNRVESGRNWPEGDSVVTGLGLRLVHRFLTGEDLTPKEISAGLTPQSETTKWYARFYARACRNWAIGLMTTGGMFIAGGVAAKNPLFVQVPEFLDEFHNSHVYQDFLHTIPVRLNANQASGLFGAAFYGAQMLTEHGGKR; encoded by the coding sequence ATGGCCAAGATTCTGGCCGCCGACATCGGCGGCACCAATAGTCGATTCGCCTTGTTCGAGGCGCGGGGCGACAGTCTCGAAATACTGGATTCCATCTGGCTGGATACGCACGGGGCGCGGACCTTCCCGGAACTCGTGGAGCAACTCTGGGATAGCGATTTTCCGGTGCGGCCCGGTAGTTTCGAGGCGGCGGTCCTGGCTCCGGCCGGAGCCGTGTACCATGGCCTGACCTGCCCGGATCTGCCCAACGCCCCCTGGGGCATCGACCTGCGCGAGGTGGATTTCGGCACGTCCGCCGTGCGCCTGATAAACGATTTTTCGGCCCAGGCCTTCGCCTGCCGCACCGCTGCCGTGGACGACGCCCTGGTCATTCAGGACGGCCATCCGGCGGATGGCGACACCATCGGGGTCATCGGGGCGGGTACCGGGCTCGGCTATTCCGCCTTGCTCAAGGCCGGCGACAAGTGGATGGCCCTGCCGTCCGAGGGAGGGCACATGGCTTTTCCCTTTGTCGGCCGGGAAGAGGCCGAGTACGCGGAGTTCAACCGCGTCGAGAGCGGCCGCAACTGGCCGGAAGGGGATTCCGTGGTTACCGGCCTGGGCCTCCGGTTGGTGCATCGCTTCCTGACCGGCGAAGACTTGACGCCCAAGGAGATTTCCGCCGGGTTGACTCCGCAGAGCGAGACCACCAAGTGGTATGCCCGGTTCTATGCCAGGGCGTGCCGCAATTGGGCCATCGGGCTGATGACCACCGGCGGGATGTTCATCGCGGGCGGAGTGGCGGCCAAAAATCCCCTGTTCGTACAGGTGCCCGAATTCCTCGATGAATTTCACAACTCCCATGTCTATCAAGATTTTCTTCATACTATCCCGGTCCGGCTCAACGCCAATCAGGCAAGCGGCCTGTTCGGCGCGGCATTTTACGGCGCGCAGATGCTGACGGAGCACGGCGGGAAGCGGTGA